From Pseudorca crassidens isolate mPseCra1 chromosome 15, mPseCra1.hap1, whole genome shotgun sequence, one genomic window encodes:
- the PDIA2 gene encoding protein disulfide-isomerase A2 isoform X3 translates to MDGQLLPVLLLLLGASGLWAQGPGPKGPLEEPPEEEPPEEEPPEEDGILVLSRQTLGLALREHPALLVEFYAPWCGHCKALAPEYSKAAALLAAESAKVRLAKVDGPAEPELAEEFAVTKYPTLKFFLDGNHTHPEEYTGPWEAEGIAEWLRRRVGPSATRLEDEEGAQALIDARDVVVIGFFQDLQDKDVATFLALAQDALDMSFGLTNQPQLFQKFGLTKDTVVLFKKHAPGHGVQQPGEWGWRADAGGSGGWEASAGAAHERHLPLQTSRKIFAAGILNHLLLFVNQTLAPHRELLAGFREAAPSFRGQVLFVVVDVGASNDHVLQYFGLKAEEAPTLRFINIETTKKYMPADRGPVTATSVAAFCHAVLGGEVKVCCWTAQLGGGSGSSGSWERPPNKAPGRFSQPYRLSQEVPPDWDQRPVKTLVGKNFEQVAFDETKNVFIKFYAPWCTHCKEMAPAWEALAEKYRDHEDIVIAELDATANELEALPVHSFPTLKYFPAGPGRKVIEYKGTRDLETFSKFLDSGGELPAEEPTEVPGAPFPEMPENTMEPKDEL, encoded by the exons ATGGACGGCCAGCTCCTGccagtgctgctgctgctgcttgggGCCTCAGGCCTGTGGGCACAGGGGCCAGGGCCCAAGGGTCCCTtggaggagcccccagaggaggagcccccagaggagGAGCCCCCGGAGGAGGATGGGATCTTGGTGCTGAGCCGGCAGACCCTTGGCCTGGCCTTGCGGGAGCACCCTGCCCTGCTGGTGGAGTTCT ACGCCCCGTGGTGTGGGCACTGCAAGGCACTGGCCCCTGAGTACAGCAAGGCGGCTGCCCTGCTGGCAGCAGAGTCGGCCAAAGTCAGGCTGGCCAAGGTGGACGGGCCCGCGGAGCCAGAGTTGGCCGAGGAGTTTGCGGTGACAAAGTACCCCACGCTCAAGTTCTTCCTTGACGGGAACCACACGCACCCGGAGGAGTACACTG GCCCCTGGGAGGCCGAGGGCATCGCTGAGTGGCTGAGGCGGCGGGTGGGGCCCAGTGCCACGAGGCTGGAGGATGAGGAGGGCGCTCAAGCGCTGATAGATGCCCGGGATGTGGTGGTCATTGGCTTCTTCCAG GACCTGCAGGACAAGGATGTGGCTACCTTCCTGGCCCTGGCCCAGGATGCCCTGGACATGAGCTTTGGCCTCACCAACCAGCCTCAGCTCTTTCAGAAGTTCGGCCTCACCAAGGACACTGTGGTCCTCTTCAAAAAG CATGCACCTGGTCACGGAGTTCAACAGCCaggtgagtggggctggagggcAGATGCGGGTGGGAGCGGAGGATGGGAGGCGAGCGCGGGAGCAGCCCATGAGCGCCACTTGCCCCTGCAGACGTCCCGTAAGATCTTTGCAGCCGGGATCCTTAACCACTTGCTGCTGTTCGTCAACCAGACGCTGGCCCCCCACCGGGAGCTGCTGGCGGGCTTCCGGGAGGCAGCTCCCAGCTTCCGCGGGCAG GTGCTGTTTGTGGTGGTGGATGTGGGTGCCAGCAACGACCATGTGCTCCAGTACTTCGGCCTCAAGGCCGAGGAGGCCCCCACTCTACGCTTCATCAACATTGAGACCACCAAGAAGTACATGCCTGCAGACAGGGGGCCAGTCACCGCCACCTCGGTTGCAGCCTTCTGCCACGCAGTCCTGGGTGGGGAGGTCAAGGTCTGCTGCTGGACTGCCCagttggggggtgggagtgggagcagCGGCTCTTGGGAGAGACCCCCCAATAAAGCACCTGGCCGGTTCTCCCAGCCTTATCGCTTGAGCCAGGAGGTCCCCCCCGACTGGGACCAGCGGCCAGTCAAGACCCTCGTGGGCAAGAATTTCGAGCAGGTGGCTTTTGATGAAACCAAGAACGTGTTTATCAAGTTCT ATGCCCCATGGTGCACCCACTGCAAAGAGATGGCCCCGGCCTGGGAGGCACTGGCTGAGAAGTACAGGGACCACGAGGACATCGTCATCGCCGAGCTGGATGCCACGGCCAATGAGCTGGAGGCCCTCCCTGTGCACAGCTTCCCCACCCTCAAGTACTTCCCGGCGGGGCCCGGTCGGAAG GTGATTGAATACAAAGGCACCAGGGACCTGGAGACCTTCTCCAAGTTTCTGGACAGCGGGGGTGAGCTGCCTGCAGAGGAGCCCACGGAGGTGCCCGGAGCCCCCTTCCCG GAGATGCCAGAAAACACCATGGAGCCCAAAGACGAGCTGTAG
- the PDIA2 gene encoding protein disulfide-isomerase A2 isoform X1: MDGQLLPVLLLLLGASGLWAQGPGPKGPLEEPPEEEPPEEEPPEEDGILVLSRQTLGLALREHPALLVEFYAPWCGHCKALAPEYSKAAALLAAESAKVRLAKVDGPAEPELAEEFAVTKYPTLKFFLDGNHTHPEEYTGPWEAEGIAEWLRRRVGPSATRLEDEEGAQALIDARDVVVIGFFQDLQDKDVATFLALAQDALDMSFGLTNQPQLFQKFGLTKDTVVLFKKYDEGRADFPVDEELGLDQGDLSRFLLTHSMHLVTEFNSQTSRKIFAAGILNHLLLFVNQTLAPHRELLAGFREAAPSFRGQVLFVVVDVGASNDHVLQYFGLKAEEAPTLRFINIETTKKYMPADRGPVTATSVAAFCHAVLGGEVKPYRLSQEVPPDWDQRPVKTLVGKNFEQVAFDETKNVFIKFYAPWCTHCKEMAPAWEALAEKYRDHEDIVIAELDATANELEALPVHSFPTLKYFPAGPGRKVIEYKGTRDLETFSKFLDSGGELPAEEPTEVPGAPFPVGVSVPRLQVSGGVLWMRDCDMGWAGLRVQLPAGSL, from the exons ATGGACGGCCAGCTCCTGccagtgctgctgctgctgcttgggGCCTCAGGCCTGTGGGCACAGGGGCCAGGGCCCAAGGGTCCCTtggaggagcccccagaggaggagcccccagaggagGAGCCCCCGGAGGAGGATGGGATCTTGGTGCTGAGCCGGCAGACCCTTGGCCTGGCCTTGCGGGAGCACCCTGCCCTGCTGGTGGAGTTCT ACGCCCCGTGGTGTGGGCACTGCAAGGCACTGGCCCCTGAGTACAGCAAGGCGGCTGCCCTGCTGGCAGCAGAGTCGGCCAAAGTCAGGCTGGCCAAGGTGGACGGGCCCGCGGAGCCAGAGTTGGCCGAGGAGTTTGCGGTGACAAAGTACCCCACGCTCAAGTTCTTCCTTGACGGGAACCACACGCACCCGGAGGAGTACACTG GCCCCTGGGAGGCCGAGGGCATCGCTGAGTGGCTGAGGCGGCGGGTGGGGCCCAGTGCCACGAGGCTGGAGGATGAGGAGGGCGCTCAAGCGCTGATAGATGCCCGGGATGTGGTGGTCATTGGCTTCTTCCAG GACCTGCAGGACAAGGATGTGGCTACCTTCCTGGCCCTGGCCCAGGATGCCCTGGACATGAGCTTTGGCCTCACCAACCAGCCTCAGCTCTTTCAGAAGTTCGGCCTCACCAAGGACACTGTGGTCCTCTTCAAAAAG TATGACGAGGGGCGGGCAGACTTCCCAGTGGATGAGGAGCTGGGCCTGGACCAAGGGGATCTGTCACGCTTCCTCCTCACACACAGCATGCACCTGGTCACGGAGTTCAACAGCCag ACGTCCCGTAAGATCTTTGCAGCCGGGATCCTTAACCACTTGCTGCTGTTCGTCAACCAGACGCTGGCCCCCCACCGGGAGCTGCTGGCGGGCTTCCGGGAGGCAGCTCCCAGCTTCCGCGGGCAG GTGCTGTTTGTGGTGGTGGATGTGGGTGCCAGCAACGACCATGTGCTCCAGTACTTCGGCCTCAAGGCCGAGGAGGCCCCCACTCTACGCTTCATCAACATTGAGACCACCAAGAAGTACATGCCTGCAGACAGGGGGCCAGTCACCGCCACCTCGGTTGCAGCCTTCTGCCACGCAGTCCTGGGTGGGGAGGTCAAG CCTTATCGCTTGAGCCAGGAGGTCCCCCCCGACTGGGACCAGCGGCCAGTCAAGACCCTCGTGGGCAAGAATTTCGAGCAGGTGGCTTTTGATGAAACCAAGAACGTGTTTATCAAGTTCT ATGCCCCATGGTGCACCCACTGCAAAGAGATGGCCCCGGCCTGGGAGGCACTGGCTGAGAAGTACAGGGACCACGAGGACATCGTCATCGCCGAGCTGGATGCCACGGCCAATGAGCTGGAGGCCCTCCCTGTGCACAGCTTCCCCACCCTCAAGTACTTCCCGGCGGGGCCCGGTCGGAAG GTGATTGAATACAAAGGCACCAGGGACCTGGAGACCTTCTCCAAGTTTCTGGACAGCGGGGGTGAGCTGCCTGCAGAGGAGCCCACGGAGGTGCCCGGAGCCCCCTTCCCGGTGGGTGTCTCTGTCCCAAGGCTCCAGGTCTCTGGAGGAGTCCTCTGGATGCGTGACTGTGacatgggctgggctgggctgagggtGCAGCTTCCAGCTGGGTCTCTATGA
- the PDIA2 gene encoding protein disulfide-isomerase A2 isoform X2 — protein sequence MDGQLLPVLLLLLGASGLWAQGPGPKGPLEEPPEEEPPEEEPPEEDGILVLSRQTLGLALREHPALLVEFYAPWCGHCKALAPEYSKAAALLAAESAKVRLAKVDGPAEPELAEEFAVTKYPTLKFFLDGNHTHPEEYTGPWEAEGIAEWLRRRVGPSATRLEDEEGAQALIDARDVVVIGFFQDLQDKDVATFLALAQDALDMSFGLTNQPQLFQKFGLTKDTVVLFKKHAPGHGVQQPGEWGWRADAGGSGGWEASAGAAHERHLPLQTSRKIFAAGILNHLLLFVNQTLAPHRELLAGFREAAPSFRGQVLFVVVDVGASNDHVLQYFGLKAEEAPTLRFINIETTKKYMPADRGPVTATSVAAFCHAVLGGEVKVCCWTAQLGGGSGSSGSWERPPNKAPGRFSQPYRLSQEVPPDWDQRPVKTLVGKNFEQVAFDETKNVFIKFYAPWCTHCKEMAPAWEALAEKYRDHEDIVIAELDATANELEALPVHSFPTLKYFPAGPGRKVIEYKGTRDLETFSKFLDSGGELPAEEPTEVPGAPFPVGVSVPRLQVSGGVLWMRDCDMGWAGLRVQLPAGSL from the exons ATGGACGGCCAGCTCCTGccagtgctgctgctgctgcttgggGCCTCAGGCCTGTGGGCACAGGGGCCAGGGCCCAAGGGTCCCTtggaggagcccccagaggaggagcccccagaggagGAGCCCCCGGAGGAGGATGGGATCTTGGTGCTGAGCCGGCAGACCCTTGGCCTGGCCTTGCGGGAGCACCCTGCCCTGCTGGTGGAGTTCT ACGCCCCGTGGTGTGGGCACTGCAAGGCACTGGCCCCTGAGTACAGCAAGGCGGCTGCCCTGCTGGCAGCAGAGTCGGCCAAAGTCAGGCTGGCCAAGGTGGACGGGCCCGCGGAGCCAGAGTTGGCCGAGGAGTTTGCGGTGACAAAGTACCCCACGCTCAAGTTCTTCCTTGACGGGAACCACACGCACCCGGAGGAGTACACTG GCCCCTGGGAGGCCGAGGGCATCGCTGAGTGGCTGAGGCGGCGGGTGGGGCCCAGTGCCACGAGGCTGGAGGATGAGGAGGGCGCTCAAGCGCTGATAGATGCCCGGGATGTGGTGGTCATTGGCTTCTTCCAG GACCTGCAGGACAAGGATGTGGCTACCTTCCTGGCCCTGGCCCAGGATGCCCTGGACATGAGCTTTGGCCTCACCAACCAGCCTCAGCTCTTTCAGAAGTTCGGCCTCACCAAGGACACTGTGGTCCTCTTCAAAAAG CATGCACCTGGTCACGGAGTTCAACAGCCaggtgagtggggctggagggcAGATGCGGGTGGGAGCGGAGGATGGGAGGCGAGCGCGGGAGCAGCCCATGAGCGCCACTTGCCCCTGCAGACGTCCCGTAAGATCTTTGCAGCCGGGATCCTTAACCACTTGCTGCTGTTCGTCAACCAGACGCTGGCCCCCCACCGGGAGCTGCTGGCGGGCTTCCGGGAGGCAGCTCCCAGCTTCCGCGGGCAG GTGCTGTTTGTGGTGGTGGATGTGGGTGCCAGCAACGACCATGTGCTCCAGTACTTCGGCCTCAAGGCCGAGGAGGCCCCCACTCTACGCTTCATCAACATTGAGACCACCAAGAAGTACATGCCTGCAGACAGGGGGCCAGTCACCGCCACCTCGGTTGCAGCCTTCTGCCACGCAGTCCTGGGTGGGGAGGTCAAGGTCTGCTGCTGGACTGCCCagttggggggtgggagtgggagcagCGGCTCTTGGGAGAGACCCCCCAATAAAGCACCTGGCCGGTTCTCCCAGCCTTATCGCTTGAGCCAGGAGGTCCCCCCCGACTGGGACCAGCGGCCAGTCAAGACCCTCGTGGGCAAGAATTTCGAGCAGGTGGCTTTTGATGAAACCAAGAACGTGTTTATCAAGTTCT ATGCCCCATGGTGCACCCACTGCAAAGAGATGGCCCCGGCCTGGGAGGCACTGGCTGAGAAGTACAGGGACCACGAGGACATCGTCATCGCCGAGCTGGATGCCACGGCCAATGAGCTGGAGGCCCTCCCTGTGCACAGCTTCCCCACCCTCAAGTACTTCCCGGCGGGGCCCGGTCGGAAG GTGATTGAATACAAAGGCACCAGGGACCTGGAGACCTTCTCCAAGTTTCTGGACAGCGGGGGTGAGCTGCCTGCAGAGGAGCCCACGGAGGTGCCCGGAGCCCCCTTCCCGGTGGGTGTCTCTGTCCCAAGGCTCCAGGTCTCTGGAGGAGTCCTCTGGATGCGTGACTGTGacatgggctgggctgggctgagggtGCAGCTTCCAGCTGGGTCTCTATGA